A portion of the Choristoneura fumiferana chromosome 6, NRCan_CFum_1, whole genome shotgun sequence genome contains these proteins:
- the T48 gene encoding FU domain-containing protein T48 isoform X2 codes for MRRAALALTVTLLAMASAAHAQLRPADAPPTNDTRCGPECVRCAADGCIKCARLLVWPGGTCARVCPSGSREAWAHDDHLMGRVCYPANTYNEVLVGGACGVVACIVLVAAGATYAKCRSGVRARSQPLPQRPKHDDDTRLRDFHKQLDCLRPHAYTLLAILNHTRNQVRELYQLGNNDAAMAYSCVMSDLAKLLILLNKQHVPVVPDEWPRLASWAERILKRYSRNPLPAQTQEGPLVNFLAPPPSQSSDSEITQQSFSTFKPPSYSPTSYDSNIEKELESQCEWNDVRPPSYSQIEKERETIVLSDPWERRPIVRRESVWLEDELFEMTRRPQDELTTEL; via the exons GATGCGGACCCGAATGTGTGCGGTGTGCGGCTGACGGTTGCATCAAGTGTGCAAGACTTCTGGTCTGGCCAGGAGGGACTTGCGCACGCGTCTGCCCCTCGGGCTCGCGGGAGGCGTGGGCGCATGACGACCACCTCATGGGCCGGGTGTGCTACCCGGCCAATACTTATAACGAG GTGTTAGTTGGCGGCGCGTGCGGCGTTGTGGCGTGCATTGTCCTCGTTGCGGCCGGCGCCACGTACGCCAAGTGCCGGAGCGGCGTGCGCGCACGCTCGCAGCCGCTGCCGCAGCGGCCGAAGCACGATGATGACACACGCCTTAGAGATTTTCACAAGCAACTGGATTGCTTACGG CCGCATGCGTACACGCTGCTCGCCATACTGAATCACACGCGGAACCAAGTTCGTGAGTTGTATCAGCTGGGAAACAACGACGCTGCTATGGCTTACAG TTGCGTGATGAGTGATCTGGCGAAGCTGCTTATTCTCCTGAACAAGCAGCACGTCCCGGTTGTACCCGACGAGTGGCCGCGGCTGGCTAGTTGGGCAGAAAG AATACTGAAACGCTACAGTCGAAATCCTTTACCCGCACAGACGCAAGAAGGTCCACTAGTGAACTTCCTCGCGCCCCCACCGAGCCAAAGTTCCGACTCTGAGATCACTCAGCAGTCTTTCTCCACGTTTAAACCGCCGTCGTACTCCCCAACGTCATACGACAGCAATATAGAAAAGGAATTAGAGAGTCAGTGCGAATGGAACGATGTCCGCCCGCCTAGTTACTCGCAAatagagaaagaaagagagacaATAGTTCTCTCCGACCCGTGGGAGAGAAGACCAATTGTAAGAAGAGAGAGCGTATGGTTGGAAGATGAGCTCTTCGAAATGACGAGGAGGCCCCAAGACGAACTCACCACTGAACTTTAA